A stretch of the Flavobacterium aquiphilum genome encodes the following:
- a CDS encoding TonB-dependent receptor: MKTSIHLQNTKYEIQSTKTKVSVLFSILFILSSIVSFSQEKVKDTTKVNQLDEVLLKATRVKDKSPFPFTDVTKKELEKNNLGQDLPILLDQLPSVVTTSDAGAGVGYTSIRVRGSDATRVNVTINGIPYNDAESQGTYFVDLPDFASSLEDVQLQRGVGTSTNGSGAFGASMNLKTQKPSEGGFAMISNSFGSFGTRKHTLSVSSGIKNGFYATGKLSKIASDGYIDRATSDLKSFYTEAGYIGQNNSVKAIVFGGKEKTYQSWYGAPEAVVNGDVDGINAFIERNYSSESEAHNLLYSGRTYNYYTYDNQTDNYEQYHYQLHYSHKFNDNLSSVISGNFTPGKGYYEEFKSDDKFKNYFPSSANGDDTSDVIRRKWATSDFYALVYSLNYSKDRLNFNLGGGYNKYDGSHFGEVIWSQFQTALPYSVRYYESDILKEDTSIYLKGEYQFADKFIGFADVQFRDVSFKSSGLSSSLATINIDKKYSFFNPKAGLTYLLNSKNTIYGSVAVGNREPNGDDLTKNPTEPKPEQLIDYELGYKLKSEKMISSVNFYYMDYNNQLVLTGELDDVGNGVRQNVSKSYRAGIELQMGYKISKQLRIDANATFSQNKIKAFDYLVYDTQYDPNTYDVVSYTPVITQYKNTDISFSPETIVGVTLSYEPVNNLDFAFISKYVGKQYLDNTSTNSKSMEAYFVNNLSVSYKLKPKWINEIGFNLLVNNIFDKEYVSNGYTYSYYYRPQGATDNPITENFYYPQAGINFLVGLSLKF, translated from the coding sequence ATGAAAACTTCAATTCATTTACAAAATACTAAGTACGAAATACAAAGTACAAAGACTAAAGTATCAGTTTTATTTTCTATTCTCTTTATTTTATCATCTATTGTCTCTTTTTCTCAGGAAAAAGTAAAAGACACTACAAAAGTGAACCAGCTTGATGAGGTTTTGTTGAAGGCTACCAGAGTAAAAGATAAATCTCCTTTTCCCTTTACAGACGTTACAAAAAAAGAATTGGAAAAAAATAATTTAGGACAGGATTTGCCCATTTTATTAGATCAATTACCATCTGTTGTTACAACTTCAGATGCTGGTGCAGGAGTTGGGTATACAAGTATTAGGGTACGCGGAAGCGATGCAACACGCGTAAATGTTACCATTAATGGAATTCCTTATAACGACGCCGAGAGCCAAGGGACATACTTTGTGGATTTACCCGATTTTGCTTCTTCGCTTGAAGATGTTCAGCTACAACGGGGTGTTGGTACTTCTACCAATGGATCAGGGGCGTTTGGGGCAAGTATGAACTTAAAAACACAAAAACCATCTGAAGGAGGTTTTGCAATGATTTCCAATTCTTTTGGGTCGTTTGGTACTAGAAAGCATACTTTAAGTGTAAGTTCGGGTATCAAAAATGGTTTTTATGCCACTGGAAAACTATCCAAAATTGCAAGTGACGGTTATATTGATCGAGCTACATCAGATTTAAAATCATTTTATACCGAGGCAGGTTATATCGGTCAGAATAACTCTGTGAAAGCAATTGTTTTTGGAGGAAAGGAAAAAACATATCAATCTTGGTATGGGGCACCGGAAGCAGTTGTGAATGGGGATGTTGATGGAATCAATGCTTTTATAGAAAGAAATTATAGTTCGGAATCAGAAGCGCACAATTTGTTGTATTCAGGTAGGACTTATAATTATTATACTTATGATAATCAGACAGATAATTATGAGCAATATCATTATCAATTGCATTATTCACATAAATTTAATGATAATTTATCGTCTGTGATTTCGGGGAATTTTACGCCGGGAAAAGGCTATTATGAAGAATTTAAATCAGATGATAAATTCAAAAATTATTTCCCTTCAAGTGCAAATGGGGATGATACAAGTGATGTAATACGTCGAAAATGGGCTACAAGTGATTTTTATGCTTTAGTATACTCGTTAAATTATAGTAAAGATAGACTTAATTTTAACTTGGGGGGAGGTTACAATAAATATGACGGATCTCATTTTGGGGAGGTTATTTGGAGTCAGTTTCAAACAGCTTTGCCTTATTCTGTAAGATATTATGAGAGTGACATCTTAAAAGAAGATACAAGTATTTATCTAAAAGGAGAGTATCAATTTGCTGATAAGTTTATCGGTTTTGCCGACGTACAATTTAGAGATGTAAGTTTTAAATCGTCGGGACTATCATCAAGTTTGGCAACAATAAATATTGACAAAAAATATTCTTTTTTTAATCCAAAAGCTGGACTGACTTATCTATTGAATTCTAAAAATACAATTTATGGATCAGTTGCTGTTGGAAATCGTGAGCCAAATGGAGATGATTTGACCAAAAATCCAACCGAACCCAAACCCGAACAGCTTATTGATTATGAATTGGGATATAAACTGAAATCGGAAAAAATGATTTCTTCGGTAAATTTTTATTATATGGATTACAATAATCAATTGGTGCTTACCGGTGAATTGGATGATGTAGGAAATGGGGTTCGCCAAAATGTATCCAAAAGTTATAGAGCCGGAATAGAGCTTCAAATGGGCTACAAAATATCGAAACAATTACGCATTGACGCTAATGCCACTTTTAGCCAAAATAAAATCAAGGCTTTTGATTATCTAGTTTATGACACGCAATACGACCCAAATACATACGATGTTGTGTCCTATACACCTGTTATCACACAGTATAAAAATACAGATATTTCTTTTTCGCCAGAAACTATTGTTGGTGTAACTTTATCTTATGAGCCAGTCAATAATTTAGATTTTGCATTTATATCGAAATATGTAGGCAAACAATATTTGGACAATACTTCGACAAATAGCAAAAGTATGGAGGCCTATTTTGTGAATAATCTTTCCGTTTCATATAAGTTAAAACCAAAATGGATTAATGAAATTGGGTTTAATTTATTGGTAAATAATATTTTTGATAAAGAGTATGTTTCAAATGGATATACTTACAGTTATTATTATCGACCACAAGGGGCGACAGATAATCCTATAACAGAGAATTTTTATTATCCGCAAGCGGGAATTAATTTTCTGGTTGGATTGAGTTTGAAGTTTTAG
- a CDS encoding 4'-phosphopantetheinyl transferase family protein, with amino-acid sequence MPLYKTITLNPSTQILVWEITESYQELFEAVVLNESNLNRLKCMKSEIHQRAFLSVRKLFQLAGYTDFDLYYDEFGKPHLHDGKHISITHSHQFSAIILSDKVVGIDIELQREKIIRIADKFIDSEFSFLNPSENSAYIRKLTVVWGVKEAIFKIRNEKGISFKDHIKVNSFELKDLQTTTELHFDSIIRDFNVCFEEFKSNDKNGLEQNFTLVYAFE; translated from the coding sequence ATGCCATTATACAAAACCATAACCTTAAATCCCTCAACCCAAATCCTCGTTTGGGAAATAACCGAGTCCTATCAGGAACTTTTTGAAGCAGTTGTTCTTAATGAGAGCAACTTGAATCGCTTGAAATGCATGAAATCCGAAATTCACCAACGTGCTTTTCTAAGTGTTCGTAAATTGTTTCAGTTGGCGGGTTATACCGATTTTGATTTGTATTATGACGAATTCGGGAAACCGCATTTGCACGATGGCAAACATATTTCGATTACGCACTCCCATCAATTTTCGGCTATTATTTTGAGTGACAAAGTGGTTGGGATTGATATCGAATTACAGCGTGAAAAAATTATCCGCATCGCCGATAAGTTCATCGATAGTGAGTTCTCTTTTTTAAATCCTTCGGAAAATTCAGCATACATTCGCAAACTAACCGTGGTTTGGGGTGTTAAAGAAGCTATTTTTAAAATCAGAAATGAAAAAGGAATCAGTTTCAAAGATCATATTAAAGTAAACTCTTTTGAATTGAAAGATCTGCAAACTACTACCGAACTTCATTTTGACAGTATAATCAGGGATTTCAATGTTTGTTTTGAGGAATTCAAATCAAATGATAAAAATGGTTTAGAACAAAATTTCACACTCGTGTACGCATTTGAATAA
- a CDS encoding geranylgeranylglyceryl/heptaprenylglyceryl phosphate synthase — translation MMKIYDAIIQAKIENRKLLAILLDPDKIVWENLDYLIQKIIQSPATHVFIGGSHVRNNILDELIVNLKQKVNLPIVLFPGNPSQISDNADGILFLSLISGRNPDYLIKHQVDAAPILKKTQLEIISTGYMLIESGSETAVARVSNTKPLDRNNHDYAMYTAQAGEMLGHKLIYLEAGSGAKQAVPFEMIKKVSNNIEIPLIVGGGIIDLQGIQKAHEAGADLVVIGTAFENDAEFFNT, via the coding sequence ATGATGAAAATTTACGATGCTATAATTCAAGCCAAAATTGAAAACAGAAAATTGCTTGCGATTCTTCTGGATCCCGATAAAATTGTTTGGGAAAATTTAGATTATTTGATCCAAAAAATTATTCAATCGCCGGCAACACATGTTTTTATTGGCGGAAGCCATGTCCGAAACAATATTTTGGATGAATTGATAGTTAACTTAAAACAAAAGGTAAATTTACCAATTGTTCTTTTTCCGGGTAATCCGTCTCAAATTTCAGACAATGCCGATGGAATTTTGTTTTTGTCACTTATATCAGGCCGGAATCCGGATTATTTGATAAAACATCAAGTGGACGCCGCACCGATTTTGAAGAAAACCCAACTCGAAATTATTTCGACGGGTTATATGTTGATTGAAAGCGGTAGTGAAACAGCGGTGGCAAGGGTGAGTAATACAAAGCCATTAGACAGGAATAATCATGATTATGCGATGTACACGGCTCAGGCGGGTGAAATGTTGGGGCATAAACTTATTTATCTCGAAGCGGGAAGTGGCGCCAAACAAGCGGTCCCTTTTGAAATGATAAAAAAAGTGTCAAATAATATTGAAATCCCCTTAATTGTTGGAGGCGGAATTATAGATTTGCAGGGCATTCAAAAAGCGCATGAGGCAGGAGCGGATTTGGTTGTCATTGGAACTGCATTTGAAAACGACGCAGAATTTTTTAATACGTAA
- the greA gene encoding transcription elongation factor GreA gives MSAVSYYTAEGLKKLREELDQLKSIERPKASQAIAEARDKGDLSENAEYDAAKEAQGMLEMRIAKLEEIHANARLIDESNLDLSKVLVLSNVKIKNQTNGMEMKYTLVAESEADLKTGKISVTSPIGRGLLGKKVGEVAEITVPNGVLKFEILEITRE, from the coding sequence ATGAGCGCAGTATCGTATTACACAGCCGAAGGATTAAAAAAATTAAGAGAAGAATTAGATCAATTAAAAAGTATTGAAAGGCCTAAAGCATCTCAAGCCATTGCAGAAGCAAGGGATAAAGGGGATTTATCTGAAAATGCAGAATATGATGCAGCCAAAGAAGCTCAAGGAATGCTTGAAATGAGAATTGCCAAATTGGAAGAAATTCATGCTAATGCAAGATTGATAGACGAGTCTAATTTGGACTTGTCTAAGGTTTTGGTTTTGTCTAATGTGAAAATCAAAAACCAAACGAACGGTATGGAAATGAAATACACATTGGTTGCAGAAAGTGAAGCCGATTTGAAAACCGGTAAAATCTCGGTTACGTCACCTATAGGGAGAGGTTTGTTGGGTAAAAAAGTTGGTGAAGTTGCTGAAATTACTGTTCCTAACGGTGTCCTCAAATTTGAAATTCTAGAAATTACCAGAGAGTAG
- a CDS encoding DUF4301 family protein, which translates to MEENLEQLAKSGASPIIKIAIFGPESTGKTTLATQLAEYYKTVWVPEFARDYLQEKLDSGRGICDIDDMLPIAYGQTKLENEGALVANEYLFCDTNLLVTKVFSELYYNFCDSLLDKAARAHQYDLFFLTDIDVPWEDDGLRDSPDGREDIFGAFKQSLIDNKKPFITISGDKETRLKKAVAIIEDLTTALRMGFTSYDFLQIHEHGIPLENIKKQFDFYKKGISKSVLVNPATVNNGILKLQESDFEQKTSFFDVNKSKLKLKKFVPASGAATRMFKFLSAFLNEFDIENESINAYINRKKDTELSLFIVGMDKFPFFEEVYKKLKEVYPDFDSLPRDYKNYYFIKMLLSPEYFNYANKPKGILPFHRYKDHIAAPIQEHLYECAFYATSNNQSDLHLTVSENHQAQFEEIVEKVKGEIEVKSNSTIHVSYSYQKKETDIVAVDLDNKPFRDENGMLVFRPGGHGALIENLNAIDADVVFIKNIDNVSQNNIKPVSFYKKALAGVLIELQHQIFEYLKELDSDETAPEKINEILVFLKNELNIELNDDFHKFRLKNQISKLKETLNRPIRVCGMVKNEGEPGGGPFWVMGADGRQSLQIVETSQVDLNNAEQLKILTNSTHFNPVDLVCGLKNYRSEKFDLKEFIDSNSGFIVHKNSGGIDLKAYELPGLWNGAMANWLTVFVEVPLFTFSPVKTVNDLLKPVHQPL; encoded by the coding sequence ATGGAAGAAAATCTTGAGCAGCTCGCAAAATCTGGAGCTTCACCAATTATAAAAATTGCCATATTTGGCCCGGAATCTACCGGGAAAACTACATTGGCCACCCAGCTCGCCGAATATTATAAAACGGTTTGGGTTCCTGAATTTGCACGCGATTATCTTCAGGAAAAACTGGATAGTGGCCGTGGAATTTGTGATATAGACGACATGTTGCCTATCGCTTATGGTCAAACCAAATTGGAAAATGAAGGTGCTCTTGTTGCTAATGAATATCTTTTTTGTGATACCAATTTGTTGGTAACCAAAGTATTTTCGGAATTGTACTATAATTTCTGCGATTCATTATTGGACAAAGCGGCTCGTGCCCATCAATATGATTTGTTTTTTTTAACAGATATTGATGTACCATGGGAAGATGACGGTTTGCGAGACAGCCCAGATGGACGGGAAGATATTTTTGGGGCATTCAAACAATCGTTGATTGATAATAAAAAGCCTTTTATTACTATTTCTGGTGATAAGGAAACCCGACTAAAGAAAGCGGTTGCGATTATTGAAGATTTGACAACGGCTTTACGGATGGGGTTTACCTCTTATGATTTTTTACAAATTCATGAGCACGGAATTCCTTTGGAAAACATAAAAAAACAATTTGATTTTTATAAAAAAGGAATTTCAAAAAGTGTTTTGGTTAATCCGGCGACAGTAAATAATGGAATTCTGAAATTGCAGGAATCTGATTTTGAACAAAAAACCAGTTTTTTTGATGTCAATAAATCAAAACTGAAATTGAAGAAATTTGTTCCTGCTTCTGGTGCGGCAACAAGAATGTTTAAGTTCCTAAGCGCTTTTCTGAATGAATTTGATATAGAAAATGAAAGTATTAACGCCTATATCAATCGGAAAAAGGATACTGAATTGTCGCTTTTTATTGTTGGAATGGATAAATTTCCATTTTTTGAAGAGGTATATAAAAAGCTGAAAGAAGTATATCCTGATTTTGATAGTTTGCCGCGTGATTATAAAAATTATTATTTTATAAAAATGCTTCTGTCTCCGGAGTATTTTAACTATGCCAATAAACCTAAAGGGATTCTTCCTTTTCATAGATATAAAGACCATATTGCGGCTCCAATTCAAGAGCATTTGTATGAGTGTGCTTTTTATGCCACTTCAAATAATCAATCCGATTTGCATTTGACGGTTTCAGAAAATCATCAAGCTCAATTTGAGGAAATCGTAGAAAAAGTGAAAGGGGAAATTGAAGTTAAATCGAATTCAACTATTCATGTTAGTTATTCTTATCAAAAGAAAGAGACAGATATCGTTGCTGTTGATTTGGATAATAAGCCCTTTAGAGATGAAAATGGAATGTTGGTTTTTAGGCCGGGAGGTCATGGTGCTTTGATTGAAAATCTAAATGCAATTGACGCTGATGTCGTATTTATTAAAAATATTGACAATGTAAGTCAAAACAATATTAAACCGGTTTCTTTTTATAAAAAAGCTTTGGCTGGAGTTTTAATAGAGTTGCAACATCAGATTTTTGAGTACTTAAAAGAATTGGATAGTGATGAAACTGCACCGGAAAAAATAAATGAAATTTTGGTTTTTCTGAAAAATGAGTTGAATATCGAACTGAATGATGATTTCCATAAGTTTCGATTGAAGAATCAAATCAGTAAATTAAAGGAAACACTCAATAGACCAATACGTGTTTGTGGAATGGTAAAAAATGAAGGAGAGCCAGGTGGTGGACCATTTTGGGTAATGGGTGCCGATGGGAGACAGTCATTGCAAATTGTTGAGACTTCACAGGTTGATTTAAATAATGCTGAACAATTGAAAATACTAACTAATTCTACTCATTTTAACCCTGTGGATTTGGTTTGTGGATTGAAGAATTACCGAAGCGAGAAATTCGATTTAAAGGAATTTATTGATTCTAACAGCGGATTTATTGTGCATAAAAATAGTGGAGGGATCGATTTAAAAGCTTATGAACTTCCTGGATTATGGAATGGAGCAATGGCTAATTGGTTAACTGTTTTTGTAGAAGTGCCTTTGTTTACTTTCAGTCCTGTGAAAACTGTAAATGATTTATTGAAACCTGTTCATCAACCGTTATAA
- the pnuC gene encoding nicotinamide riboside transporter PnuC, giving the protein MFDYFFAQYKDYPLHEVYMELIAVFFGLLSVWYAKKDHIWVFPTGLISTSIYAYLLWQWSLLGDSMINVYYFIMSIYGWYHWTRKKDNVDEFPVSVTTAKEKIISLIIFVLTLVFVILVYIYFDKFTTWYSYVDTLLTAIFFVGMWLMAKRKIENWIFWIVGDLLSIPLYFAKGYTFTSFQYTVFTIIAVYGYLEWKKILSSSQNLELHQL; this is encoded by the coding sequence ATGTTTGATTATTTTTTTGCCCAATATAAAGATTATCCTCTGCATGAGGTGTATATGGAATTGATTGCTGTATTTTTTGGGCTTCTGAGTGTTTGGTATGCCAAGAAAGATCATATTTGGGTTTTTCCCACGGGATTAATCAGTACTTCGATTTATGCTTATTTGCTTTGGCAATGGAGTTTGTTGGGTGATTCCATGATTAACGTGTATTATTTCATAATGAGTATTTATGGTTGGTACCACTGGACACGAAAAAAAGATAATGTTGATGAATTTCCGGTTTCGGTAACAACTGCTAAAGAAAAAATTATTTCGTTGATTATATTTGTGTTAACGCTCGTTTTTGTGATTCTGGTCTATATTTATTTTGATAAATTTACGACTTGGTATTCGTATGTGGATACCCTTTTGACTGCAATCTTTTTTGTGGGAATGTGGTTGATGGCCAAAAGAAAAATAGAAAATTGGATCTTTTGGATAGTAGGGGATTTGCTTTCGATACCGCTTTATTTCGCAAAAGGATATACCTTTACGAGTTTTCAATATACAGTATTTACAATTATCGCCGTTTATGGCTATTTAGAATGGAAGAAAATCTTGAGCAGCTCGCAAAATCTGGAGCTTCACCAATTATAA
- the arfB gene encoding alternative ribosome rescue aminoacyl-tRNA hydrolase ArfB: MEIQTILSEVKYKAVRSSGAGGQNVNKVSSKVVLTFDLANSQGFSEEEKLLLESNLHNRLTSDLVLILNCDEDRSQIKNKEIVTKRFLDIIEKGLYVPKIRKATKIPKSVIRKRIKDKKRASEVKQNRRKPEF; the protein is encoded by the coding sequence GTGGAAATTCAAACGATCCTCTCTGAGGTGAAATATAAGGCAGTAAGAAGCAGCGGCGCTGGAGGACAAAATGTAAATAAGGTTTCGTCCAAGGTGGTGCTGACTTTTGACTTGGCTAATTCTCAAGGATTTTCTGAAGAAGAAAAACTGTTGTTGGAGTCCAATTTACATAACAGACTTACTTCAGATTTAGTATTAATATTAAATTGTGACGAAGATAGAAGCCAAATTAAAAACAAGGAAATCGTCACCAAACGGTTTTTGGATATTATTGAAAAGGGATTGTATGTTCCAAAAATTCGGAAGGCTACTAAAATTCCAAAATCGGTAATCCGAAAAAGAATTAAGGATAAAAAAAGAGCATCGGAGGTAAAGCAGAACAGGAGAAAGCCAGAGTTTTAA
- a CDS encoding transglutaminase domain-containing protein yields the protein MKRIILFLMFTVVGFGQTKSIYALVDAKMDKIPSNLSTSTEGIAEYINANFKSENDKTRAAFYWTASNISYDVEYLGAIDVKEITQDKIKNAVLNKKGVCMHYAEVFNDIAAKVGIKSYVISGYTKQNGKVDILSHAWCAARIDNVWWLFDPTWGAGYVSQRKFFKKFNNLNYKVAPSQFITNHMPFDYMWQFLNYPITNQEFIDGKTLLDKTKPNFDFVAQIESYDKMSDLDKAKTALVRIEKNGVKNNLIKEMVLSKKSEVDARQNNEAMDKMRVISDDFNLAITMFNDFINYRNNKFKPTLPDDDIKSMIETPKQKMLDCQNRIYKIGSYSNENYANVRSLKDAIIDVLKQIEVQEKFVNDYLSKSKSARKTMFTKVTWFGIPVR from the coding sequence ATGAAGCGTATAATTTTATTTTTAATGTTTACTGTTGTTGGTTTTGGCCAAACCAAAAGTATTTATGCTTTGGTTGATGCTAAAATGGACAAAATTCCCTCCAATTTAAGTACTTCAACCGAAGGAATTGCAGAATATATCAATGCCAATTTTAAATCTGAAAATGATAAAACAAGGGCTGCTTTTTATTGGACGGCCTCAAATATTAGCTATGATGTCGAGTATTTGGGTGCTATTGATGTCAAAGAAATAACACAGGACAAAATAAAAAATGCGGTACTTAATAAAAAAGGAGTTTGTATGCATTATGCTGAGGTTTTTAATGATATTGCCGCAAAAGTGGGAATCAAATCCTATGTTATAAGTGGTTATACGAAACAAAACGGGAAAGTCGATATATTGTCACACGCTTGGTGCGCAGCTCGAATTGATAATGTTTGGTGGCTTTTTGATCCTACCTGGGGAGCTGGTTATGTAAGCCAAAGAAAGTTTTTTAAAAAATTTAATAACCTCAATTATAAGGTAGCGCCAAGTCAATTTATAACTAATCATATGCCTTTTGATTATATGTGGCAATTTTTAAATTACCCAATTACAAATCAGGAGTTTATTGACGGAAAAACGTTGTTGGATAAAACGAAACCTAATTTTGATTTTGTCGCTCAAATCGAAAGTTATGATAAAATGTCGGATTTGGATAAAGCGAAAACGGCATTGGTTAGAATAGAGAAAAATGGTGTCAAGAATAATTTGATTAAGGAAATGGTTCTTTCCAAAAAGAGCGAAGTTGACGCAAGACAGAACAACGAGGCGATGGATAAAATGAGGGTAATTAGTGATGATTTTAATCTGGCAATAACGATGTTTAATGATTTTATTAATTATCGAAATAATAAATTCAAACCAACCTTACCCGATGACGATATTAAATCGATGATCGAAACGCCAAAGCAAAAAATGCTGGATTGCCAGAATCGGATTTATAAGATTGGCTCATATAGTAACGAGAATTATGCTAATGTGAGATCATTAAAAGACGCAATCATTGATGTCCTCAAACAAATTGAAGTTCAGGAGAAATTTGTGAACGATTATTTAAGCAAAAGTAAATCGGCACGAAAAACAATGTTTACCAAGGTGACTTGGTTTGGAATTCCGGTTAGATAA
- a CDS encoding HIT family protein: MSTIFKKIIDGEIPCYKVAEDKNFLAFLDINPNAKGHTLCIPKKEVDKFFDIEDDLYLGLMVFSKKVAIALEKTVPCNRVGVAVIGLEVPHAHVHLIPLNEMGEMSFRHKVSLTKEEFESLAKDIQANL; encoded by the coding sequence ATGAGTACTATTTTCAAAAAAATTATTGACGGAGAAATTCCTTGCTACAAAGTAGCAGAGGACAAGAACTTCTTGGCTTTTCTTGATATAAACCCGAATGCAAAAGGGCATACACTTTGTATTCCTAAGAAAGAAGTAGACAAGTTTTTTGATATAGAAGATGATTTGTATCTGGGATTGATGGTTTTCTCGAAGAAAGTGGCAATTGCATTAGAAAAAACGGTGCCTTGCAATAGAGTAGGAGTCGCCGTGATTGGACTTGAAGTGCCTCATGCACACGTTCATTTGATTCCTTTGAATGAAATGGGCGAAATGTCATTCCGGCACAAAGTGAGTTTGACCAAAGAAGAATTCGAATCTTTAGCGAAAGATATTCAGGCAAATTTGTAA